In the genome of Mucisphaera calidilacus, one region contains:
- a CDS encoding S1C family serine protease — protein sequence MRHNRWIPSALILSLATGLLLGSWWSSLAGPAIAQENATPDQGYLTSDEQRTIEVFERSREAVVFINTLGRRRDIFSRRVFEVREGSGSGFFWDNQGHIVTNYHVLHNATGAEIILDDQTRVRAQLVGVSRSHDLAVLKIDDPDINREALPHGDSARIRVGQTVLAIGNPFGLDHTLTRGVVSALNREIKALNGRTIGGVIQTDAAVNPGSSGGPLLDSSGRVIGVNTAILSPAGTSAGIAFAVPMATVQRVVPQLIESGNYTPPRMGVRFHDPTSQATLSRLGLQGALIIEVEPGSPAEKAGLRGTTRKFLGGINLGDVILAVDGQSVRDSNDLLQILETKAPGDTIHLTIWRNETRIAVEVTLK from the coding sequence ATGAGACACAATCGCTGGATACCGAGCGCCCTGATCCTCAGCCTGGCCACCGGCCTGCTGCTCGGATCGTGGTGGAGTTCTCTCGCCGGCCCCGCCATCGCTCAGGAGAACGCCACGCCCGATCAGGGATACCTCACCAGCGACGAGCAGCGGACCATCGAGGTCTTCGAACGCTCCCGTGAGGCCGTGGTCTTCATCAACACGCTCGGCCGACGCAGGGACATCTTCAGCCGACGCGTCTTCGAGGTCCGCGAAGGCTCCGGCTCCGGCTTCTTCTGGGACAACCAGGGACACATCGTCACCAACTACCACGTCCTGCACAACGCCACCGGCGCCGAGATCATTCTCGACGACCAGACCCGCGTACGCGCTCAACTCGTTGGCGTCTCACGCAGCCACGATCTGGCCGTTCTCAAGATCGACGATCCCGACATCAACCGCGAAGCGCTGCCTCACGGCGACTCGGCCCGGATCCGCGTCGGACAGACCGTGCTGGCGATCGGCAACCCCTTCGGCCTCGACCACACGCTCACGCGTGGCGTCGTCTCTGCCCTCAACCGCGAGATCAAGGCCCTCAACGGCCGCACCATCGGAGGCGTCATCCAGACCGACGCGGCGGTCAACCCGGGCAGCTCAGGCGGCCCGCTCCTCGATTCCTCCGGACGCGTCATCGGCGTCAACACCGCTATCCTCTCCCCGGCCGGCACCTCGGCGGGCATCGCCTTCGCCGTGCCCATGGCCACGGTCCAACGGGTCGTCCCCCAACTCATCGAGAGCGGCAACTACACCCCGCCACGCATGGGCGTCCGCTTCCACGACCCGACCAGCCAGGCCACCCTCAGCCGACTCGGCCTCCAGGGCGCCCTCATCATCGAGGTCGAACCCGGATCCCCCGCCGAGAAGGCCGGGCTCCGAGGCACGACACGTAAATTCCTCGGGGGGATCAACCTCGGCGACGTGATCCTCGCCGTCGACGGCCAGTCTGTCCGCGACAGCAACGACCTGCTCCAGATCCTCGAAACCAAAGCCCCGGGCGACACGATTCACCTCACCATCTGGCGCAACGAAACACGCATCGCCGTCGAGGTCACGCTCAAGTAA
- a CDS encoding exo-beta-N-acetylmuramidase NamZ family protein: MMPCSTSVLRSLAVLLLTGVAGCHAAAPADQQPVTKPEPVATRATAAEPVILGIDTLEADNFALLRGKRVGIVANPASVNRELRSTVDVLHQNQDKGGYQLVALYGPEHGVWGDVYAGDKIENQDDPRTGLPVFSLYGKTRKPTPEMLESIDILLFDLQDIGSRSYTYISTMSVCLEACAENGKQFAVLDRPNPLGGERIEGTMVEEGFYSFISHLDVPYLHGMTMGELAQLERDKLAPDYEGLTVVPMSGWKRSMVWEDTGLKWVPTSPHVPFASSTYAYAATGVIGELMVLSNGVGYTLPFEVVGDTGVDADQLADHMRATPLAIEGVTYRPARFRPFYATHKGEVLGGVQVYLDPRADSLYEVNFLLLDALDAKTQLSEGSKRHGMFDKANGTDDVRLWIEQGKPLAELFAQWRETSERFRETRKPFLLYD; this comes from the coding sequence ATGATGCCGTGCTCAACCAGCGTTCTTCGATCCCTGGCTGTTCTGCTGCTCACAGGTGTCGCCGGCTGCCACGCCGCCGCGCCCGCTGACCAACAGCCCGTCACCAAGCCCGAACCCGTTGCCACCCGAGCCACGGCAGCCGAGCCGGTGATACTCGGCATCGACACGCTCGAAGCCGACAACTTCGCCCTGCTCCGCGGCAAACGCGTCGGCATCGTCGCCAACCCCGCCTCGGTCAACCGCGAGCTGCGCAGCACCGTCGACGTCCTGCACCAGAATCAGGACAAGGGCGGCTACCAGCTCGTCGCGCTCTACGGGCCCGAGCACGGCGTCTGGGGCGACGTCTACGCCGGCGACAAGATCGAGAACCAGGACGACCCCCGCACCGGACTCCCGGTCTTTTCCCTCTACGGCAAGACACGCAAGCCCACGCCCGAGATGCTCGAATCCATCGACATCCTCCTCTTCGACCTGCAGGACATCGGCTCACGCTCCTACACCTACATCTCGACCATGAGCGTCTGCCTCGAAGCCTGCGCCGAGAACGGCAAGCAGTTCGCGGTCCTCGACCGACCCAACCCCCTCGGCGGAGAACGCATCGAGGGCACCATGGTCGAAGAAGGCTTCTACTCCTTCATCAGCCACCTCGACGTCCCGTACCTCCATGGCATGACCATGGGCGAACTGGCCCAACTCGAACGCGACAAGCTGGCTCCCGACTACGAGGGACTCACCGTCGTGCCGATGTCCGGCTGGAAACGCTCGATGGTCTGGGAGGACACAGGCCTCAAGTGGGTCCCCACCTCGCCGCACGTACCCTTCGCCAGCAGCACCTACGCCTACGCCGCCACGGGCGTCATCGGCGAACTCATGGTGCTCTCCAACGGCGTCGGCTACACCCTGCCCTTCGAAGTCGTGGGCGACACCGGCGTCGACGCCGACCAACTCGCCGACCACATGCGGGCCACGCCCCTGGCCATCGAGGGCGTTACCTACCGCCCCGCACGCTTCCGCCCCTTCTACGCCACCCACAAGGGCGAGGTCCTGGGCGGCGTGCAGGTCTATCTCGACCCCCGAGCCGACTCGCTCTACGAGGTCAACTTCCTGCTCCTCGACGCGCTCGACGCCAAAACCCAGCTCTCCGAAGGCAGCAAGCGGCACGGCATGTTCGACAAAGCCAACGGCACCGACGACGTCCGCCTCTGGATCGAGCAAGGCAAACCCCTCGCCGAACTCTTTGCCCAGTGGCGTGAGACGAGCGAGCGGTTCAGAGAAACGCGCAAACCCTTCCTGCTCTACGATTGA